One Rhodospirillaceae bacterium genomic window, CAGGAGGAGTTTTTATTCTTGGAGCCTAGTAAATAGGGTCGATTAATTAGGGGCAGGTCGGATTCGGATGGCTATTGCAGCCACGATCAAAGTAATCCTCTTGCAACTCTCTAATTTCACCACGTAATTTTTTTATTTTTTCGGCTATTGCTGCTGTTGGAGTAACCATTTGTGTGATCTTAAGTGCTTCAAGCTCTGCAACATTTTTCACACCTTTGCAGTAAAGTGTCTTACAGCCTTTTGCAGTTTCTTCACCTCTTCTCTTAGAGTTTGTTGGGGCTGAAACATCTCCAATCGGTGGTTTTTTTTGCCCCGACAACACTCGCAGACTGAGAATTTGAGGCTGTTTTCACAATGGTTAAACCGTTGATGTAGTTTTCTCGGTCGTAATTGTCGTTTGTGCCAGTCTCAAACACGGATTTCTTGAGTTTTGAAGTTCTTGATTTCATGACTGCCGTTCCTTTTGTTAGATTATGAATTGCGGAGCGGTCATAAAAATGCCCGGTCCGCTTTTTGCGTCCGAGCCCTGTATTTATCCGACTTCAATTTATAATTGCAAAGCCTAAAATGTTCGCGAACAAAAAAGATTTTTGACATCCTTTAAAATAATAAAGGGGACATTTTATTAAACTATTCAGAAACATATAGCTAACTTATTGAAAATACACAATACTCAAAAAAAATAAAAGTCGAAAATGGAGCAAGAGAAAGACTTTCAAGCTGGACACTCAAAACGGGTAACTGGACACTAGACTGGACATATGGTTTTGCGCCGATCTTAAAATATTTGGCAGTTTTGGTTGAAGAAGGGGCTTTAACCCCCCGTAACACTCATATGCCGAGCGACAGCCGGGCGGCTGTTTCTATCGATGACGAAGTCGTGGCCTTTGGGTTTGCGCGAGATGGCTTCTTCAATGGCTTGGGTCAGCAGGTCGTCGCCTTCGCTTTGACGTAGCGGCGTTATCAGGTCGGCTTGGTCGTTTTGTCCGAGGCACATGTAGAGCGTGCCGGTGCAGGTGACGCGAACCCGGTTGCAGCCTTCACAGAAATTATGGCTCATGGGGGTGATGAAGCCGACCCGCCCGCCTGTTTCACCAACGGAGACATAGGTCGCGGGCCCACCTGTCTTGAGAGGAATGTCTTCCAGGGTCCAATTCTTCTCTAGGTCTTTCCGAATTTGGGTTAGCGATAAGTAGTGATCTGTCCGATCATCGTCAATTTCACCCATCGGCATGGTTTCGATGAAGGTAAGATCGAAGCCTTCGTCCCCACACCATTTAATGAGATCATTAAATTCGTCATCATTAACGTCCTTCAACGCGACCGTATTGATTTTAATTTTTAGGCCTGCGTCTTTGGCAGCCTGAAGGCCCTCAAAGACTTGGTTTAAGTCGCCCCGGCGGGTGATGTCTTTGAATTTATCCCGGTTGAGGGAGTCGACGGAGACATTGAGTCGCCGGACGCCGCAGTTGGCCAATTCTTGAGCGTATTGGGTGAGCTGGCTGGCATTGGTCGTCAAGGTGAGTTCTTCTAAGTCGCCCGAGTCTAAATGTCGGCTCAGGTTTTGAATGAGGCTCATGATGTTGCGACGGACCAGGGGTTCGCCACCTGTGAGCCGCAGTTTCTTGACGCCTAAGCGAACGAAAGCGCTACACAGACGATCGAGTTCCTCAAGCGTCAATAGATTGCGCCGCGGTAGGAATGTCATGTCCTCAGACATGCAGTACCGGCAGCGAAAATCACAACGGTCAGTAACCGAAACACGAAGGTAGGTGACTTCTCGTCCAAACGGATCAATCATCAGGTGAACGTATCCTCAGCCATTAATATGATAGCAATTCATCTACCCTAAGATATTTAAGGTTTTTTCCCAGGGTTATCACGCTATTTTATCTATGTAGTCACGCGGATCCGAATTGAAAAGAGGGCACCCCTTGTCTAACGCAAAAGACTTTATCGTCCAGCCTGACCCGGCTGATCCACAGTTGACCGAAAAGGTTCAAGGTGTGGATCAGGACGGCAAGCCGTTAACGACGTCTGTTACAGTCGAGCGACCGCTGACCTTATACTTAAACGGTCAGGAAATCGTTACCATGATGACGATCAATGATTATCCTGAGTATTTGGCTGTAGGATACCTTCTAAATCAAAATATGTTGCTGCCCGATGATGAAGTTACGGGGGTAGATTATGACGAAGAGGTTGAGACCGTCGTCGTTCGCACGGCGCGAAAAACCGATTACGAGGAAAAACTTAAAAAGAAAACCCAGACGTCTGGCTGCGCCATGGGAACGGTCTTTGGCGACATGATGGAAAGTTTCGAAGACGCCAAGCTTTCAAGTGATGCCGTGCTGAAGACGTCCTGGCTTTATGATCTGGTAAAGAAAATTAACACTGTCCCCAGCCTGTACCTGGAAGCAGGCGCTATACATGGCTGTGTGCTGTGTCATGACGACCGTCCGTTGATTTATATGGAAGACGTGGGACGCCACAACGCTGTCGATAAAATTGCCGGGTATATGTTCATGGAAGGGATCACCGGTGAAGATAAGATGTTCTATACCACGGGACGCCTGACCAGTGAGATGGTGATCAAATGCGTGCATATGCAAATCCCGATCTTAATTTCCAGATCCGGTTTTACCGCCTGGGGTGTGGACTTGGCCAAGCAGGTGGGATTAACCCTGGTTGGTCGCGCGCGGGGCAAGCGTTTCGTTGCGCTGTCAGGTGAAAACCGGATTGTCTATGATGTAGACACGTCGTCAATTGCGGATGAGCCCCGTAAATCTCAACGAAAGGGTGCGGCAGAATGACCGCTCCGCGCGGCCCTGTTGTCGGTGTCTTATTGGCGGGTGGCTTGGCTCGGCGTATGGGGGGGGGCGATAAGTGTCTCCGGCAATTGGGTGGCCGTAGCCTTATAGATATTTTGATCGAACGCACTCAATCGCAAGTCTCCCACCTTATCATTAACGCTAACGGCGATCCCAAGCGGTTTGAGGCGCAAGGGTTGGAAACTGTGCCCGATGTCATAGATGGCTTCCAAGGACCTCTGGCAGGCATTTTGACAGGGTTGGGGTGGGCCGCAATCAATGTTCCAGAGGCTCAGTGGGTTGTGTCGTTTGCGACCGATGCGCCGTTTGTCCCGCTGGATATGGTTGAACGTTTGTTTGAGGCGATAGAAGACGAGCAAGCTGACATGGCTTGCGCAATGACCAACGGTCGCACGCACCCTGTTTTTGCGCTGTGGCCGGTGCGGCTGAAAGAGGAGTTGCACCGCGCCATGGTGGACGAGGAAATGCGCAAGATTGATTTATGGACCGGGCGATACAATATCCTTCATGTAGGGTTCCCGACAGAACCGGTTGATCCATTTTTTAACGTCAATCGCCCAGACGACTTAGCCCGTGCTGAAACTCTTTATAAAGGAATTTTGGTTTAAATCGGGCGCAGTAGATAAAAGGATACTAATGATGCCAAATTTTGAAATTGCCGTTCATAATGAGGAGGTTCGCAAGCTTGAAAATGCTGGTGAACGCCATCGTCATCTGTCGAAAGACTGGGCTGATACGCACTATTTTGAAATAGAGGCGCGGGACGAATCTCATGCAAAAAGTAAGGCCCTTACAAAGTATCCGACTTCTGCCGGCTATTTGATCGAGAAAATTGTGGAGTTGTGACGCAGCCTTTCATTCCTGAAACCTTTTGTTAACTGCCCGGAGAATACCCTGATACCAATGCACTGGTGAAAGGGCAGGATCATGCTTTACCGCAGTAACGATAATGACCGAGATTTTGAGGTTGCCGTTTACAACGCGAAAGTGCGCCAGCTTACGGATGATAATCAATGCCATCCCTATTTAAGCGACCATTGGGCTAATGCGCATATTCAAGATATCAAAGCTGAAAACGAGGCAGAGGCACGAAAAATTGCTGCCGAGAGGTTCCCTTCGAGAGAGGGGTTCGTTATCGAACAAATTGCCCCCAGCCGCTATTTTCAGTCTCCGGTGAGAGACAAGGCTTAAATAAGCCTTCTGTCTACTGGCGCAATTCCTCGTCTTCTTCGCGTTCATCTTCGCCCAAGAAGAATTTGTACGCATTCATTCCGCTAAGAACCACGCCGTCGAACCCCTGGGCTATAATGCCATAAACAAATGACTTGGTATTACCAGCGATAAGCTTCTGCCACTCCGGTCGCCAATATTGAACGTAATACCGGTCTGGGTCTCCAGGGTAGGGGGCGTTGATCCAACTGGGTGAACCCTCTCTCCACCGAGGTTTCCAATAATATCTATAACTTGCAGCTGAACCGATGTCGATGCGCGCCATTACCAGTCGTTTGGCACCGATTTTCTTGTACTTCAGCGTCTCGACTGCCCTTCGGGTCAACGGTTCCCGACCATGAAAGACGTCGACCAATAGCATGTCGAAATTGG contains:
- the moaA gene encoding GTP 3',8-cyclase MoaA gives rise to the protein MIDPFGREVTYLRVSVTDRCDFRCRYCMSEDMTFLPRRNLLTLEELDRLCSAFVRLGVKKLRLTGGEPLVRRNIMSLIQNLSRHLDSGDLEELTLTTNASQLTQYAQELANCGVRRLNVSVDSLNRDKFKDITRRGDLNQVFEGLQAAKDAGLKIKINTVALKDVNDDEFNDLIKWCGDEGFDLTFIETMPMGEIDDDRTDHYLSLTQIRKDLEKNWTLEDIPLKTGGPATYVSVGETGGRVGFITPMSHNFCEGCNRVRVTCTGTLYMCLGQNDQADLITPLRQSEGDDLLTQAIEEAISRKPKGHDFVIDRNSRPAVARHMSVTGG
- the fdhD gene encoding formate dehydrogenase accessory sulfurtransferase FdhD, producing MVQPDPADPQLTEKVQGVDQDGKPLTTSVTVERPLTLYLNGQEIVTMMTINDYPEYLAVGYLLNQNMLLPDDEVTGVDYDEEVETVVVRTARKTDYEEKLKKKTQTSGCAMGTVFGDMMESFEDAKLSSDAVLKTSWLYDLVKKINTVPSLYLEAGAIHGCVLCHDDRPLIYMEDVGRHNAVDKIAGYMFMEGITGEDKMFYTTGRLTSEMVIKCVHMQIPILISRSGFTAWGVDLAKQVGLTLVGRARGKRFVALSGENRIVYDVDTSSIADEPRKSQRKGAAE
- the mobA gene encoding molybdenum cofactor guanylyltransferase MobA, with the protein product MTAPRGPVVGVLLAGGLARRMGGGDKCLRQLGGRSLIDILIERTQSQVSHLIINANGDPKRFEAQGLETVPDVIDGFQGPLAGILTGLGWAAINVPEAQWVVSFATDAPFVPLDMVERLFEAIEDEQADMACAMTNGRTHPVFALWPVRLKEELHRAMVDEEMRKIDLWTGRYNILHVGFPTEPVDPFFNVNRPDDLARAETLYKGILV